A single window of Nicotiana sylvestris chromosome 3, ASM39365v2, whole genome shotgun sequence DNA harbors:
- the LOC104215074 gene encoding uncharacterized protein, with amino-acid sequence MCGFLNNGVKHLLHIYSFRFQNFYSTSTATSRTNFLVETLVNSLGFSPQEALSTSAKTLVVGMSAFLNNGVKQLLHVYRFRFHVFYSKAAVAATSDTNFLVETLVNSLGFSPQEALSTSAKIVMTWVSQNEVLGPRSVWDPD; translated from the exons ATGTGTGGATTTCTCAACAATGGCGTTAAGCATCTCCTTCATATTTATAGCTTCAGATTTCAAAACTTCTACTCAACATCCACTGCAACTTCCCGCACCAACTTCTTAGTAGAAACGCTGGTGAACTCACTTGGCTTCTCCCCACAAGAAGCCCTTTCTACAAGTGCCAAG ACTTTGGTTGTTGGGATGTCTGCATTTCTCAACAATGGCGTTAAGCAACTCCTTCACGTTTATCGCTTCAGATTTCATGTCTTTTACTCAAAAGCTGCTGTTGCTGCAACTTCCGACACCAATTTCTTGGTAGAAACGCTGGTGAACTCACTTGGCTTCTCCCCACAAGAAGCCCTTTCTACAAGTGCCAAG ATTGTTATGACTTGGGTAAGCCAAAATGAAGTACTTGGGCCTAGGAGCGTGTGGGACCCAGATTAG